Proteins co-encoded in one Puntigrus tetrazona isolate hp1 chromosome 20, ASM1883169v1, whole genome shotgun sequence genomic window:
- the slc22a16 gene encoding solute carrier family 22 member 16: MTTGVERLFDQLGHFKRFQACLYFAAIFQAISCGIHYLASVFLVETPKFLCDAPSNITDVLYRNHSSTSLADIWTHYKPGDGPVVVRTAGGDQWELSPCLKALRLNAINFQYEFFGNKTVESCGGFVYDHSEVEQSIVTDWDLVCEKEWLAKLTQPTFMLGVLIGALVFGDVADRIGRRPILMSTSVCQFIFGVTVAFTGNYYLFVLMRFLLAMVSSGYLVVVFVYVTEFTGIKVRTWTSMHVHAAFAVGIMVVALVGYLVRVWWIYQIILTLSTSPFLLYCWKFPETPFYLMAKGRYKEAQELLDTIAIFNGLPPTLKVSELKDECDGTPFNDSKLEDGKEMEVEKRLSILDMFGSLKMAGRSATCWAIWFIGSLGYYVFSLGSVNLGGNQYINLFLAGAVEVPSYLIGCIAMDRVGRKKTCAPALLLGGVACMLIIVVPQDIEILAIVLSMTGKFAIAIAFGLIYLYTCELYPTIIRSLAVGSGSMMCRVGSVVAPFCVYLADIWIYLPQLIVGILAFIIGILTMFLPETLGQPLTSTLEEAEALGSKPKTKNSAVEALEMNQTVKA, encoded by the exons ATGACCACCGGCGTGGAGAGACTATTCGACCAACTTGGACACTTTAAAAG GTTTCAGGCATGTCTTTACTTTGCTGCTATTTTCCAGGCCATCTCTTGTGGAATACATTACCTGGCCTCAGTTTTCTTAGTTGAAACGCCTAAATTTCTTTGCGATGCTCCTTCTAATATCACAGACGTTTTATATAGGAATCACTCATCAACATCACTGGCAGATATATGGACTCACTACAAGCCAGGCGATGGACCAGTGGTTGTACGGACAGCTGGAGGAGACCAGTGGGAACTTAGTCCTTGTTTAAAAGCTCTGAGGCTCAATGCCATCAATTTTCAATACGAGTTTTTTGGGAACAAGACTGTGGAGTCATGTGGTGGCTTTGTCTATGATCACAGCGAGGTTGAGCAGAGCATCGTAACAGACTGGGACCTGGTGTGTGAGAAGGAATGGCTGGCCAAGCTTACACAGCCAACTTTTATGCTGGGAGTTTTAATTGGAGCTTTGGTGTTCGGGGACGTCGCAGACAG AATTGGCAGGCGTCCCATTTTGATGTCTACCAGCGTGTGCCAGTTTATTTTTGGGGTCACTGTTGCATTCACAGGGAACTACTACCTCTTTGTGTTGATGCGTTTCCTTCTTGCAATG GTGTCAAGTGGGTATCTGGTTGTAGTCTTTGTGTATGTAACAGAGTTTACAGGAATTAAGGTGCGCACATGGACTTCTATGCATGTGCACGCAGCCTTTGCTGTGGGAATCATGGTAGTAGCTCTAGTGGGGTACCTTGTTCGTGTCTGGTGGATCTACCAGATCATCCTCACCCTCAGTACCTCTCCGTTCTTGCTCTACTGCTGGAAGTTTCCAGAAACACCCTTCTACCTAATGGCTAAAGGCCGGTACAAGGAGGCCCAGGAGCTGCTGGACACTATAGCTATCTTCAATGGCCTGCCACCAACCCTTAAG GTGTCAGAGCTAAAGGATGAATGTGATGGCACACCGTTTAATGACAGTAAGCTGGAAGACGGAAAAGAAATGGAAGTCGAGAAGAGGCTAAGCATTCTGGACATGTTTGGAAGCTTAAAAATGGCCGGTCGCAGCGCCACCTGCTGGGCTATATGGTTTATCGGAAGCTTGGGATACTATGTCTTCAGCCTGGGGTCTGTCAACCTTGGAGGAAACCAGTATATCAATCTCTTCCTGGCTG gTGCGGTTGAGGTTCCGTCATACTTGATTGGCTGCATTGCAATGGATCGGGTGGGCAGGAAGAAGACATGTGCCCCGGCTCTGCTGCTTGGTGGAGTAGCCTGCATGCTCATTATTGTGGTGCCCCAG gATATTGAGATATTGGCTATAGTCCTGAGTATGACAGGGAAATTCGCTATCGCCATTGCATTTGGTCTGATTTACTTGTACACCTGCGAGCTTTACCCCACAATCATCAG GTCTCTGGCTGTCGGCAGTGGTAGTATGATGTGTCGGGTGGGAAGTGTGGTGGCTCCCTTCTGTGTGTACCTTGCTGACATCTGGATTTATCTGCCTCAG CTCATTGTGGGAATTTTGGCCTTCATCATTGGGATCCTGACCATGTTTCTGCCAGAAACTCTGGGACAGCCCCTCACCTCAACTTTGGAAGAAGCTGAAGCACTGGGCTCCAAGCCCAAAACAAAGAACAGTGCAGTGGAAGCGTTAGAGATGAACCAAACCGTTAAAGCTTAG